The genomic stretch aaataaataaagtaaagtgcgagtgcgggaaagtaaagtagacaaaggtaaagcaataaaacctgctccaatcggagggtcgAATAAAGTGCGTAACAGAAATAAAAATGGTGGCAGtattaacttccttccaaagtgctccaaactcgattacagactcgattacacagtTGTGGCAACACTCtgatgtgaagcgattaccacttttacacaatactgatatatgcctagttgTAACTAAGTTTGGATGAAGAAACAAAATGAAGTCAaggctctatttataggcaagcaaaataatggaaatgacaaggatgcccctaagtttgaaaatgggagggaaacattttgttcttgtggcgcccgccacaagaGGAAATTGTGGCGCCCAAGTGGAGATAGTGGGAGATGTGGCAGTTGAGGAGAAGTTGGAACTGGGACACATCATGGTTGGACCCTTGacgccagccacagtgggagccacaagtgtaaaatcCTGATTTTTAggctttttagctcattttcactccttttctcgatcggggctccgattagactgaaaacctgaaaacaaagaaaaacatagtaataacataacaaaataacaataaaacaactaatatgcatgcgaaatcggagtcgaaaatacggtgaatttcagtgtcatcaatTAGGCTAATTAGATTGTTGGTTCAATTAGGTTAATAAATCTTGATTTTAGGATTTGATTAGCATATTAGGATTTAAATAGAATTTTCCTTAGAATTAATTAGGATTTTTccttagaattttaattaggaaTTTTGTTAGGTTTAATTAGAAACAAATAGGATTGATTAAATTTAGAATCATCCCATTTTCAACATTAGGATTAGAATTCATCTTTAGGATTTAATCAACTTTAAACCATGGTTAGAATTTGATATATTTTGCAATTGAGCATTTTGCCCTTTATGGCcttattttgttatttttgtgTAAAATTGTATGCTCCCCTTAGGATTAGAATGCAATTAATTTTAGgacttaacatagaattttagtcatgattttaatcaatactttgacatgctcccttaggatttctaatctaacttagaatattcaatcaatccctaatgcatgatcccttaggttagtctctaacaattactaacttcaATTAGATCCAAACTTAGTTCCCTTCAAAACTAAAACCAAACCCCCaattaaattgatcaaaagcaattttgattaattaaatcctttgaacttgtataatccccCAGTCTAATTaagtgaccaaaagacccttggtcacttagtGGAACTTTTCTTTCACGCTGTGGAGCTCAAGTcctcaagacaagatcttcaatcaaggcatctTCGGTCATAtcaagcagcggattattcaagcacatcaaaaGTGGCGTCTTCAACtttcaagcacatcaaaggtgaCGTCTTCAACTTTCAAGAacatcaaaggtggcatcttcaatacttgttaaatcaaagttagaagtgtgtgacacgagccttaagcaatagagaatgagtgggactggagtattcctacccccattctgagtatctttgggtatgggatgtatgacccagcgctcatcgtattcacctctattcatagactttagcacaattctaatcatacgattgacaagtctctcttcacaaagcaaaagcaaCAAAAGCAAGGATAACTTtaacaacttatcaatcatgaatcaagttgtacgagacaagccttaagtaatggagaaagagtgggactggagtattccaACCCCCATTCTaagtatctttgggtatgggacgtatgacccagtgctcatcgtattcacctccgttcatagactttagtgcaattcgaatctaACGATTGATAAAGTCTTCATCTTCCCTACcagaaacaactacaaagacaCTCCTTTCTCCACTTAAAGTTTAAGACAAGgattacatgccacgagccttaagtggtaaagaaggaatgagactggagctttcctacactcattctggatatctttgggtgcgagacgtttggctcgttgcttatcgtatccacctttacccATAGACTTTAGGGTGATTCTtatccagtaactatcaagtctatccaTTCTTCATTCTATTCAATTCTCAATCATTCCATTCAAATCATTCCaatctcaatcatccatttctttttcctccaatcaatttcttttcagccctagtgggctgaactacgaaagctctgatttcctcattgcacaatgagggtacgtaggcaggagaacccggtttcttcgcgagctatcttatttatcaatttACTTTTTCTATCCAATTCTCCATTCACACAACctataccatctttttgagatcaatcatactgctccttggactccttgtccaTCCTTTTAGGAAGTCCTAAGGACAGTCCATCTcttcaatcgagagttgtttggctctcatcccaaacgCTCACTTCATCTTTGTTTGACTCTCATCCCAAACACTAACTTCATCCTTGTCTGGCTCTCATACCAAACACTAACTTCATATTTGTTTGGCTCTcaccccaaacacttaattcagtctttcttttcggctttaccttatagtggcggTCCACTAGTCCATgtattggtaaatgcctacctACCTCTTCGATTGAGAGTCtatccttctcttggatccaagatactatcctgAGTTGATCTCAAATTGCGAATTCCACAGCAAGTGATACAATCCTCCCTTGTGTGTTTGTCTTGTGAGACCCcgttgcttagacaaacatctctCTTCCTTTCTGCTCGTAGTTctgaactacgaatgctctgactttctcatttcacgatgagaatatgtaggcacgaggatgtgaatccttggcgagcatacttctaattattcatcattcgccttagggcatcattcatatctttcacaaTCCGTTATCTACTTTCGATCATAAACCAttcacccagtgacatactgtcttttgacatcgaaatacactttccTTGGAATTCCTAACATATCCTTTTAAGACGCCTAACGAATAGTATGCATTTCACGCCTAGAGTTatttggctctcatcccaaatATCTAATTCCTTCTTTTTAGCTAAAACCCTACAGTGGCGGTCcgctagtccacgtattggttaacgttgtttccctctatggtagaaatatcatttctcttatggattccaatacacttccacctttcgatttcaaacaatacttatTCAGTCACTCAGCACTAGATACTCTATTttgtgacttcggtcacttcactccattcatttccatgataccttcatattctaccttcacccacttcatgtgatatacctattctttgagccaaatacattatacctttgtgctccatcttgtactCTTTTTGTGAACCAAGAGCCGATTTGTTCGTCTTGTCAGACCCTGTAGTTTAGACAAACATCTCCTTACTTACTTTTGCAGTCGTACTTAGGCAACCCTTTCTTTTCagttattccaatacagtgatacaaGTGTTATACGCCCTCACTGGTTGGTTGacaccagttttactcttgggttcacattttcaccccttgttggagttcaaatcacaCAATCCTTTGGTTCATACCATACTTTCTATCACACTCTTTCCACCTcctgcctctagttccttgaactacgaagctctgaattcctcattgcactatgaggatacataggcatgacggccctaatcctcaccgatcactttatctatttcccttcctttccccttattcttttgcgagtaatctctagttaacacctattcgagcgagaacaatcaaaacggttcccatggagtaccatggatgtttggggtgctaataccttctccttgcataactgacttccttacccagtatatctcttttccccgggttttatcgatgttttcccttccctttggggataaataaagtttgatggcgactctgttgtatgttcgagcatgcgatacgttcgggtatatttccgctagcttcagctggcgactctgctggggatacttcATTACTGGGAGTATTTCCTAGTCTCTAAAAGGATTCaagcctagtttaggttgttcCCTCGCTAGTTTAAGTGCTTAACTCATAGTTATACTCGCTTTTATTTATCGCATTCGCTTTATATTATGGATATATTTGTTACACTGTTGTTGGGATGGGTTTAGACTACATGAGAGGaaagctctatacccgagcttaGTATATACATAGGTTAGATTTGTGGATAGTCGTGTATACCTGCGTTTCGCGCGTTGGGGGTCACGAGAACCACCCCCatactagattcacttggaagtacttttgtcctgtAAGTATTCACTATGACAGGGTATTTTCATTTcgagtcgatgactctgggagaccttcTAGGGACCACCTTGGAGCATAGTCCACACCTGTGAGGGAGATATGGGTTTTCATTGAaggaaaccatagactctacCTACCTTGATACTCATGCTACGTCAAACTTTTGAACTTACAACATGTGGCATTTACAGATTGTCTAGAACTTTCCAGGGTTCCGACCCCATGTGACTTATTATCATATCATCATTGCATTATCATTCATCATGACCAATTTTTTTGCATATGCATGTCTTTTCCAAGAATCCAAGAGTCCAGTCTATTCACCAAGCAATTGCAGCGAAGCATGAATCCCGAGAGAAAAAGCATCCACAATTACAAGTTTGTGGAACCTCCATTGGCTGTGTTGAAAGGACTTGGGGCACATTTAGACCTGACTCAAAAAGACGCCTTCAAGGAAACATATGGTAACCTGCTGGGAATTCTGAACACCGAGGTCAACATCACCGCTGTGCACACcttggtgcagttctacgatccacCACTAAGGTGCTTCACTTTCCAATATTATCAGCTAGCGCCGACATTGGAAGAGTATTCTCATATTTTGGGTATCAGGATAAAGAACCAGGTGCCCTACATCCGCACTAAGGAACTTCCTGAATATCGAGAACTTGCTGAAGCTCTGCATATGGGAAAGAAGGAGATAAAATTGAACCTGAAACCAAAAGGTGGAATCCATGGCTTCACCTCTAAGTTTCTCGTAGACAAAGCTATCACTTTTTCTGAAGCTGGAAGTTGGACGACCTTCAACGCCCATCTAGCTTTACTcatctatgggattgtcttgtttCCGAATATGGAGGAGTTCGTAGACTTGGCTGCCGTTCACATCTTCTTGACTCAGAACCCGATTTCCACTCTTCTTGCTGATACTTACTATTCCATTCACGTAAGGACCTAGAAGAAGAAAGGGACTATCGTATGTTGCACCCCTTTACTGTATAGATGGTTTATTTCGCAGCTACCCAGTGAAGGTCCCTTAGTTGAGAACAAAGATAATCTGAAATGGCCCGAGAGGATCATGTCCTTAAAAGCCGAAGACATCCCTTGGTATTCTTGAGTGTATGATGGTGTCAAGCTCATCCTCAATTGTGGGGAgtttcctaatgtgcctcttcttggtataaaaggaggaatcaactataacccgAGGTTAGCATTACGATAACTTAGATATCCTATGGTGGACAAACCTGATCTCGAAAGTGTAAAAGGTTTTGTTTTGTACGAAGGAGTCGAAGAGCCAGAGTTGATCAAGAAGATTGTCAAGGCTTGGGGGTCGATTTATCCTCAAGGAAGAGCAAAGATGGGTAAGAAGAATTGTATCGCCAAGGAAGCATACACCAATTGGGTCAAGAGCAGAGTCAGTGAGGTCTTATTTCCATTCCCACCCGAACCATCCATGAACCTCCAATCTTCTGAGCCAGAGAACCAGCCAAATTCTGAGATGGATGAATTGAAGAAGGTTATCAAGACTCTAGAGAAAGAGAATGTCGATCTCAAATCTAAGCTTGCTAAGATCTCATTGGAGAAAGAGACCTTGAAATTCAATTTGAATCGGAAAAGAGACCGAGTTCGTCAAGATGATGATGAGGTATAGACCGAGGTTTTCAAAAGACTCAAAGTGGGTGACACCCTCAAAGGGACTTATGCCAGTCTGACGACCAAAAAGAAGCAGTTGGCCGAAGCCCAATACCGAGCTGGTAAAGCAGAACTAGAACACATGGAGCAAATAAAGAAACTTCAAAGCCTGCTAGAAGCTTGTAAGAAGGAGTTAAAGGATGAAAGAAGCCGCAGCAAACAGCTAGAAGTCACCCTTCACCAGAACCAGGACGAGCTGAATCAGAGGCTAGAAGAGATCCAAAAGCTGAAGGAGCAATCACATGGGAACCCGAACGACATCAACATATAGTTGAATAAGCGTCCTGAAGACCCCTCCGACCGAGGGAAGACAGTTGTGAACAACCCCCCATCTGAAGAAAGTGCGATGTTGGGAAAATGGGGCGCCTTCCTGTCTCCCAAATCACAAGCTTACTATGAGGAGTTGTTATCTAATTGTTTCTAGCTGCTTGTATTTCAGTAGATTGAGGTCTGATCGAACTGATGTGATCTTCTTGTAGCCAATAGGCATTTTCTTGATGTATTTGTATTCTGTTTTATTGACATGGAATAAAAGAGTTTCTCGATTATTGGCTTTATAAACTGTCTCTCTTTATTCGCTTCATAATTGCTTGTGTTAAATAGACTCGCGAATTCCTTGGAATTTTATCTTTACAAAAAAATAGTAATGTTAAATGCACATATCAAAtctttttgcatgcatacatGCATCCATGCATATACTTGCCAAAAGCTGTcagaaaacaaaatgcttacACTCGCCGTTTTACTGCAGCAACAACGGCGACTCGTCATCCGTACTACACACGCTCCAGCAAATCTAAGATCATGACCGAATACGAAGCCGACAACGCTGCTGTCTGTGAATCCCTTGCTCAGGTGCAAGGAGAGATGAACTTGTTCAGGGGCAACATGGAGACCATCCTTTAGCTCCTCCAATCTCAGAGGAACCCTGCCTCTACTATTGCCAACGTCACCCGTGCTGCTGGGGTGACCATTCCTGATACAGCTGTTGGCACTATCGTCGACCCTCCGGCAGAAACTATGGTGCCTAACTCTGGAAACCGCCAGGTGGTCCCCATAGATCCTGCTAGGCTTGTTGCTTCCTATCCATGGGGAATGCCTCCACACCTTGTTGCTAGCCTCACTAGTGGGGGAGCTTTCTTCCCTCATTCGACTCTTACTGTTGCTGCTGGAAACTCTGGTTTCCCTTGGGTTCTCCCCGCTCTCCAAACTACCCTAGTCATTGTTGCTGACCCGGAGGACAACCAGGGTCAGGTCCCTGACAACCTCCCCAATGACAAAGAAGACTACCGAGGCCCGCGCCTCCATTTCCAACTGCCCAGTCAGGCAGGGGCACCTCAGGACCCCAATGCTCAATCTGGATTGCAATATTACCAACCTGCTACTGCTGCTCAGATCGTGCCACCAGGTTTCTCTTACCCGCCAATGTGGTTCAACCCGAGCATGCCAGCGCCAATCGCTCCTGAAGTCTCTCGACCGGCCAGCCAGGTCGCTCCTCCTGTTGTTGATCCGGCCAAATCGGTGGATTACCAACTCTTGGACAATAGAATAAGGGCCATTGAGGGCTTCTCTTCTTTTGGCATAGATGCTTGAGACCTCTTCTTGGTCCCGAACGTGGTGTTGCCTCAAAAGTTCAAGGTGCCCGATCTCCCCAAGTCCAAAGGCCTTAGCTGTCCCCGCAGTCATCTCACTATGTACTGTAGGAAGATGGCTTTGCACATTGATAACGACAACCTCCTGATtcattgcttccaagacagcctgactggggcttccttggattggtatatgagtttggagCGCTCAAAGATCCGATCATGGAGGGACCTCTCCGAGGCATTTTTgaaacaatacaagtacaacCTTGACATGGCTCCAACAAGGCTTCAACTACAGAACCATTCGCAAAGATCTAATGAAtccttcaaggaatatgctcaatGGTGGCGCGAAATGGCGTCTAGGGTTCGACCAGCACTATCTGACAATGAGTTGGTTGACATCTTCATGGGTACACTGCAAAGGCTGTATTTTGAGAAAATGATTGGCAGATCATCAACAAACTTCGCCAATATGGTTACTATTGGGGAACATGTTGAAAGTGGGATGAAATCAGGGAAGATAATAGACACGACCATACAACAAACAGTCAATAAGAGACCACATGGGGGCTTCgcaaagaagaaggagggggAGGCAAACGTTGTAATGGCGAAGGCTCGCCCCCGATATCGAGTTCTAATGACCCCTATGCCATACTATCCTTATCCGTCTGTCGCCGCAGCTCAATACCAGCAACTGCCTTTCCAGTATCAACCACAGAGAAGCAATCAACAATCAGCTCCTACTCAGAAAGATCAGAATCGATAATACAACCGTGACAATAGAGGGCAGAATCAGGGGCAGAATAACAGAGGAAATTATGGCAAGCGCACTCAGTATGACAAGATCCCAGTACCTTATACTGACTTGGTACCGTATTTGATCCATGTGGGGGGCATTGTGCCAAAAGAAATCCCTCAGGTCGTGCTGCCTTACCATTATAAACATAACCCCAACACCTCATGCGCCTACCACGTCGGTCACGTGGGACATTCCACCGAAGATTGTTGGCCATTAAAAAACAAAATACAAGACTTGGTTGATAGGAAAATCTTGACCTTCTCGGAGGAAAAGCCAAACGTAAAGACAAATCCTCTACCTAATCATGATGGTCCCACGGTCAGTGTCGTCATTGAAGAAGAACCCGCAGAGCCTGTGAAGTGGGTCGAGGAGATGAAAACTCCGTTATCCGTTGTGTTGAGAAAACTTGAAGAATTCGGGTTTTTAGAAGGAGTACATAATGATTGCTTAGTATGTGAGTCTGATCCAGATGGTTGTGAGCAATTGAGAGAATGTGTGTAAGAATTGATGAATCAATGGTTAGTACAGTTCTCTAAGTCTAAAGCAGCCGAAGAGGTAGCAGTAATTGAACCGATAACAATCGTATACAGGAAGAAGAAGGTTGAAACTCCTCCCAAGAGGATTCAGCTGATTCATTTCCGTGTTCCAACTCCGTTCCCGTATCAGAATACCAAGGCAATACCTTGGAATTATGAGACCACAACGTACTTGGGAGGAAAAGAAATTTGCATTCCTGATACAGAGATCGTCAACATCGCTGGAGCGGGAGGCATTACTCGAAATGGTCGTGTATTCACTCCTAAATACACTCCTAGGGTGTCTCCAGCATCCACAGTTGCCTCGCCTAAAGAGAAGGCAACCCTTACGCCGACTCCGCAAGCAAAGACAATTGTACTCGCCACTCCGACCGTGACGACTGCTCCGGTGTTGACGAGAGTTATTGACAATGATAAAGCAGCAAAGGCCGAAGTCTCCAAGGGTAAAGGGTCGATGATTGAAAAAGAACAGTCTGATGATCACAAGAAGAGTATCACATTTGAGGAAAGTCAGGAATTCCTCAAACTAATCAGAAAGAGTGACTTCAAGATTGTTGAACAGTTGAATTAGACGCCTTCCAAAATATCAATTTTGTCTTTGCTAttgagttctgaggctcatcACAAAGCATTGCTGAAAGTTCTAAATACCGCTCACGTGATGCAAGATATCACGGTCGATCAATTTGACGACGTGGTTGCCAACATCACCGCCAGCAGGTATCTGGGATTTAATGAAGCAGAGTTACCTCCTAAGGGAAAGGCCCACAATAAAGCACTACATATTTCGGTCACGTGTACTGACTCCCTCTTATCACGAGTCCTTGTTGATATTGGATCCTCGCTTAATGTACTGCCAAAATCTACATTAAGTCAGCTACAGTTTAAGGGGCCCGAGATGAGAACCAGTGCATTGATTGTTAGAGCTCTCGACGGTTCCCGAAGGTAGGTAATTGGGGAGGTCGATTTGCCTATTTGTGTTGGACCACACCAGTTCGATATTACTTTTTAAGTCATGGACATCAACCcagcctacagttgtttgttgggccGACCTTGGATTCATGCCGCTGGGGCAGTCACTTCTACTttgcatcagaagttgaagtaCTTGATAGATGACAAGCTGGTAAttgtgtgtggggaagaagatTTGTTGGTCAGTGAACTCTCCTCCTTCAGATATGTTGAAACAGATGAGGGGATCGTCAAGGTTCCGCTCCACTGTCTAGAATTTGAAGATGTCAGTTCCGCCTCCGCCAACAACAATCAATCATCTGATACCATCCTATCCTCAGCGAAGAGTGCCAAGCAGACATTGGAGAAAGGCTCGCTTCCCGGTTGGGGCAAGGTCGTCGATATGTCAGAAAAGCGCGACATGTTTGGTATCGGTTATCACCCAGCAACACGCAAGGTGAGTTCGAAGGAAAAGCAATTCAACCCGGTCAAGTTCAGTAGTGCCGACTATCAAAATGAGCATACCGTAGCAGTCATCGGAGAGTCTAGTGGTAATAAGCCAGGGGCACCCAGCCTTGTTTGCAGATGTCCTCCAGGATTCAAGCTTCCCAATTGGACGGCCACCGTGATACTTATGGTGTACTCGGAAAAAACataatgcattttgttttctccGTCCCTCGTCCCTGCCCGAGACGAGAGGATAGCTTGTAAGGGCCCccatgtttaaaagta from Lathyrus oleraceus cultivar Zhongwan6 chromosome 7, CAAS_Psat_ZW6_1.0, whole genome shotgun sequence encodes the following:
- the LOC127103731 gene encoding uncharacterized protein LOC127103731, which encodes MNPERKSIHNYKFVEPPLAVLKGLGAHLDLTQKDAFKETYGNLLGILNTEVNITAVHTLVQFYDPPLRCFTFQYYQLAPTLEEYSHILGIRIKNQVPYIRTKELPEYRELAEALHMGKKEIKLNLKPKGGIHGFTSKFLVDKAITFSEAGSWTTFNAHLALLIYGIVLFPNMEEFVDLAAVHIFLTQNPISTLLADTYYSIHLPSEGPLVENKDNLKWPERIMSLKAEDIPWYS